A region from the Triticum urartu cultivar G1812 chromosome 1, Tu2.1, whole genome shotgun sequence genome encodes:
- the LOC125528162 gene encoding uncharacterized protein LOC125528162: MSMGMDSPQKKLGSISMDGGKTPPLLLEVAAQLAKKAIAASPFPDAHRLASAWAFVSAWFFPVSIAFGSLIDLLLCSKLGWCHFLEREWDRPIDSALWIGLWCCPALQAAVAALALLLPSRHRRIRRALAYLAVSVAIVGHSLMASLVPLVVAAYPGPGLGYLLLIVLFVCAAAALAQLLPCLSLRIRRALAHLALAIVGLCILASLALAADTAFLILLIGYSAVIFTLAVGDLLSFLALLLGGEEE; this comes from the exons ATGAGCATGGGCATGGACTCCCCGCAGAAGAAGCTTGGCTCCATATCCATGGACGGCGGCAAGACGCCTCCTCTGCTGCTTGAGGTTGCGGCCCAGCTGGCCAAGAAGGCGATAGCCGCTTCTCCGTTCCCGGATGCACACCGGCTGGCCAGCGCTTGGGCGTTCGTCAGCGCCTGGTTCTTCCCCGTCTCCATCGCCTTCGGCTCCCTCATCGACCTTCTACTCTGCAGCAAG CTGGGGTGGTGCCATTTTCTGGAGCGCGAGTGGGACCGGCCCATAGACAGCGCCCTCTGGATCGGCCTGTGGTGCTGCCCCGCACTCCAGGCGGCCGTGGCGGCGCTCGCTCTGCTGCTCCCGTCCCGCCACCGCCGGATCCGCCGTGCCCTTGCCTACCTCGCCGTCTCGGTCGCCATCGTCGGCCATTCTTTGATGGCCAGCCTCGTCCCCCTTGTTGTCGCTGCCTACCCAGGGCCAGGGCTAGGATACCTCCTGCTCATCGTCTTGTTCGTCTGCGCCGCGGCGGCGCTGGCGCAGCTGCTCCCGTGCCTCTCCCTCCGGATCCGCCGTGCCCTCGCCCACCTCGCGCTCGCCATCGTCGGCCTCTGTATTTTGGCCAGCTTGGCCCTCGCCGCCGACACAGCATTCCTCATCCTCTTGATCGGCTACTCGGCGGTAATCTTCACCCTCGCGGTGGGTGACCTCCTCAGCTTCCTGGCCCTCCTCCTCGGAGGCGAGGAGGAGTAG